A genome region from Pseudomonas sp. N3-W includes the following:
- a CDS encoding septal ring lytic transglycosylase RlpA family protein has protein sequence MRALPMSKPLKLMAFAALAVLVVSCSTSRAPTQKTSGTAVRAMPGLDVNRAHKDGAPWWDVDVSRIPDATPTLHTGAYKANPYTVLGKTYFPLSDSKRYVASGTASWYGTKFHGQNTANGEVYDLYGMSAAHKTLPLPSYVRVTNLDNNKSVILRVNDRGPFYSDRIIDLSYAAAKKLGYAEIGTARVKVEGIDPQEWWAAKGRPAPLMLNEPQVAQNAAPTITASAGTVEQWTPPPQQHATDTVPVQISAKKNASVPASGQYLQVGAFANPDAAELLRSKLSGMVSAPVFISSIVRNQQTLHRVRLGPIGSQGEVQQVQNSVRMANLGSPSLVTAE, from the coding sequence ATGCGGGCATTGCCTATGAGTAAACCCCTGAAGCTGATGGCATTCGCCGCGTTGGCGGTGCTGGTCGTCAGTTGCTCGACCAGTCGTGCACCGACCCAGAAGACCTCTGGAACTGCCGTGCGCGCCATGCCAGGCCTGGACGTCAACCGCGCCCACAAAGACGGCGCGCCGTGGTGGGATGTCGATGTTTCGCGCATTCCGGACGCCACGCCGACCCTGCACACTGGCGCTTACAAGGCCAACCCGTACACGGTGCTGGGCAAGACCTACTTCCCGTTGAGCGACTCCAAGCGCTACGTCGCCTCCGGAACCGCCTCCTGGTACGGCACCAAGTTTCACGGGCAGAACACCGCCAACGGCGAGGTGTATGACCTGTATGGCATGAGTGCCGCCCACAAGACCTTACCGCTGCCAAGTTACGTTCGGGTGACCAACCTGGACAACAACAAGAGCGTGATACTGCGGGTCAACGACCGTGGGCCGTTCTACTCGGACCGCATCATCGACCTGTCCTACGCCGCCGCCAAAAAGCTCGGTTATGCCGAAATCGGCACGGCACGCGTCAAGGTTGAAGGCATCGATCCGCAAGAGTGGTGGGCGGCCAAGGGCCGTCCGGCGCCTTTGATGCTCAATGAGCCTCAAGTAGCGCAAAATGCCGCGCCGACGATTACGGCTTCTGCGGGGACTGTCGAGCAGTGGACGCCACCGCCGCAGCAACACGCGACGGACACTGTGCCAGTGCAGATCAGTGCAAAAAAAAACGCTTCTGTACCAGCCTCTGGCCAGTATCTGCAGGTGGGCGCGTTCGCCAACCCGGACGCTGCAGAACTCCTGAGATCGAAGCTCAGCGGGATGGTGAGCGCTCCGGTGTTCATCAGCTCGATCGTGCGCAACCAGCAGACACTGCATCGGGTGCGCCTGGGGCCGATCGGTTCTCAGGGTGAAGTACAGCAAGTGCAGAACAGCGTGCGGATGGCCAATCTCGGTTCGCCGAGCCTGGTCACCGCCGAGTAA
- the mltB gene encoding lytic murein transglycosylase B, producing the protein MQAMRNWATRYVPWVGLVGILGTAEHARAGDYEGSPQVAEFVGEMTRDYGFAGEQLMAVFREAERKQAILDAISKPAERVKQWKEYRPMFLTDARIARGVDFWRQHEAVLARAEQEYGVPAQVIVSIIGVETFFGRNTGNYRVIDALSTLGFDYPPRAEFFRKELREFLLLAREEQVDPLTLKGSYAGAMGLPQFMPSSFRAYAVDFDGDGHINIWTNPDDAIGSVASYFKRHGWVAGEPVVSRADVRGDQVDDGLTTGIEPTKTVGELRALGWSSHDALRDDMPVTAFRLEGDNGPEYWMGLKNFYAITRYNRSVMYAMAVYQLSEQLVQARGVK; encoded by the coding sequence ATGCAAGCAATGCGTAACTGGGCGACTCGATACGTGCCGTGGGTCGGCCTGGTGGGCATCCTTGGTACCGCGGAACACGCGCGGGCCGGCGATTACGAAGGCTCACCGCAAGTGGCCGAATTCGTCGGTGAAATGACCCGCGACTACGGTTTCGCCGGCGAACAACTGATGGCGGTGTTCCGCGAGGCCGAGCGCAAGCAGGCGATCCTCGACGCGATTTCCAAGCCCGCCGAACGGGTCAAGCAATGGAAAGAATATCGTCCGATGTTCCTGACCGATGCGCGTATCGCCCGCGGCGTGGACTTCTGGCGTCAGCATGAGGCGGTACTGGCCCGCGCCGAACAGGAATACGGTGTGCCGGCCCAGGTGATTGTCTCGATCATTGGCGTTGAAACCTTTTTTGGCCGTAATACCGGCAATTACCGGGTGATCGATGCCTTGTCGACGCTCGGTTTCGACTATCCTCCCCGTGCCGAATTCTTCCGCAAGGAGTTGCGCGAGTTTCTGCTGCTGGCGCGTGAGGAGCAGGTCGATCCGTTGACCCTCAAGGGCTCCTACGCCGGGGCCATGGGCCTGCCGCAGTTCATGCCGAGCAGTTTTCGCGCCTATGCGGTGGATTTCGACGGTGACGGCCACATCAACATCTGGACCAATCCGGACGATGCCATTGGCAGCGTCGCCAGTTATTTCAAGCGCCACGGCTGGGTCGCGGGCGAGCCTGTGGTCAGCCGCGCGGATGTTCGCGGCGATCAGGTGGACGACGGTTTGACCACCGGCATCGAGCCGACGAAAACCGTCGGGGAGTTGCGGGCCCTGGGCTGGTCGAGTCATGATGCGCTGCGCGATGATATGCCGGTCACCGCTTTCCGCCTGGAAGGTGACAATGGCCCCGAATACTGGATGGGCCTGAAGAATTTTTACGCGATTACGCGTTATAACCGCAGCGTGATGTACGCCATGGCCGTATATCAACTGTCTGAACAGCTGGTCCAAGCACGGGGCGTCAAGTAA
- the rodA gene encoding rod shape-determining protein RodA: protein MRRRATLLQRMHIDGPLLILLLTLAAGSLFVLYSASGKSWDLLAKQATSFGIGLVSMIVIAQFEPRFMARWVPLGYVLGVTLLVVVDVMGHNAMGATRWINIPGVIRFQPSEFMKILMPATIAWYLSKRTLPPQLKHVGVSLFLIGLPFILIVRQPDLGTSLLILAGGAFVLFMGGLRWRWILSVLVAVIPVAVAMWFFIMHDYQKQRILTFLDPESDPLGTGWNIIQSKAAIGSGGVFGKGWLLGTQSHLDFLPESHTDFIIAVLGEEFGLVGICALLLIYLLLIGRGLVITAQAQTLFGKLLAGSLTMTFFVYVFVNIGMVSGLLPVVGVPLPFISYGGTSLVTLLSAFGVLMSIHTHRKWIAQV, encoded by the coding sequence ATGCGCCGTCGTGCGACGCTGCTGCAACGCATGCACATCGACGGCCCTTTGCTGATCCTGCTGCTGACCCTGGCCGCCGGCAGCCTGTTTGTACTGTATTCGGCCAGCGGCAAGAGCTGGGACCTGCTGGCCAAACAAGCCACCTCGTTCGGCATCGGCCTGGTGTCGATGATCGTCATCGCCCAGTTCGAGCCACGCTTCATGGCACGCTGGGTGCCGCTGGGCTATGTGCTCGGCGTCACCTTGCTGGTGGTCGTGGATGTCATGGGCCACAACGCCATGGGGGCCACGCGCTGGATCAACATCCCCGGCGTGATCCGCTTCCAGCCGTCGGAATTCATGAAGATCCTGATGCCGGCGACCATCGCCTGGTACTTGTCCAAACGCACCTTGCCGCCGCAGCTCAAGCATGTGGGCGTCAGCCTGTTCCTGATCGGGCTGCCGTTCATCCTCATCGTGCGCCAGCCGGACCTGGGCACTTCGTTGCTGATCCTGGCGGGTGGCGCGTTCGTGCTGTTCATGGGTGGCCTGCGCTGGCGCTGGATTCTCAGCGTGCTGGTCGCGGTCATTCCGGTGGCCGTGGCGATGTGGTTTTTCATCATGCACGACTACCAGAAGCAGCGAATCCTGACCTTCCTCGACCCGGAAAGTGATCCGCTGGGCACTGGCTGGAACATCATCCAGTCCAAGGCGGCCATCGGTTCCGGCGGCGTGTTTGGCAAGGGCTGGCTGTTGGGTACTCAGTCGCATCTGGACTTCCTGCCAGAAAGCCACACCGACTTCATCATTGCGGTACTGGGCGAGGAATTCGGCCTGGTGGGCATTTGCGCACTGCTTTTGATTTACCTGTTGTTGATCGGTCGTGGGCTGGTGATTACCGCCCAGGCCCAGACATTGTTCGGTAAATTGCTCGCGGGCAGCCTGACCATGACGTTTTTTGTTTACGTTTTCGTCAACATCGGTATGGTCAGTGGCCTGTTGCCGGTTGTAGGGGTGCCGTTGCCGTTCATTAGCTACGGAGGAACTTCGCTGGTGACGTTGCTGTCAGCGTTTGGGGTTTTGATGTCGATCCATACCCATCGTAAGTGGATCGCACAGGTTTGA
- the mrdA gene encoding penicillin-binding protein 2 has translation MSQPIRIKDHEKDARLVRGRVVFGAIAVVLLIGVLIARLYFLQVIQYEYHSTLSENNRVHVQPIPPTRGLIFDRNGVVVADNRPSFSLSMTRERSGDWQQVLDVIVQVLELTPEDRVIFEKRMKQGRRPFEPVPILFELTEEQIARIAVNQFRLPGVEVVAQLVRHYPQGAHFAHSVGYMGRINEKELKSLDPVNYSGTHHIGKTGIERFYEPELHGQVGYEEVETNARGRVLRVLKRTDPIPGKDIVLSLDIKLQEAAEAALGGRRGAVVALDPGTGEVLAMVSQPSFDPNLFVTGISFKAYAELRDSIDRPLFNRVLRGLYPPGSTIKPAVAIAGLDSGVVTASTRVFDPGYYMLPNYDHKYRNWNRTGDGYVDLDTAIMRSNDTYFYDLAHKLGIDRLSAYLGKFGIGQKVSLDMFEESPGLMPSREWKRATRRQAWFPGETLILGIGQGYMQSTPLQLAQATALVANKGVWNRPHLAKTVEGERPKDENPMPDIVLRDPSDWTKVNHGMQQVMHGARGTARKAAVGSQYRIAGKSGTAQVVAIKQGEKYDRSKVQERHRDHALFVGFAPADNPKIVVAVMVENGESGSGVAAPVVRQVMDAWLLDPDGRLKPEYAGPISAEATAREE, from the coding sequence ATGTCCCAGCCGATCCGCATCAAGGACCACGAAAAAGACGCCCGTCTGGTGCGTGGCCGCGTCGTGTTCGGGGCTATTGCGGTGGTGCTGCTGATCGGTGTGCTGATCGCACGGCTGTATTTCCTCCAGGTGATCCAGTACGAGTATCACTCGACCCTGTCGGAAAACAACCGTGTGCATGTGCAGCCGATTCCACCGACGCGCGGCTTGATCTTCGACCGTAACGGCGTGGTGGTGGCTGACAACCGGCCCAGCTTCAGTCTGAGCATGACCCGCGAGCGCTCCGGCGACTGGCAGCAAGTGCTCGACGTGATTGTCCAGGTGCTGGAACTGACCCCCGAAGACCGGGTGATTTTCGAGAAACGCATGAAGCAGGGGCGGCGGCCATTCGAGCCAGTACCGATCCTGTTCGAGCTGACCGAAGAGCAGATCGCCCGGATCGCGGTGAATCAGTTCCGTTTGCCGGGTGTCGAGGTGGTTGCTCAATTGGTTCGCCACTATCCACAGGGCGCGCACTTTGCGCACTCCGTGGGTTACATGGGGCGGATCAACGAGAAAGAACTCAAGTCCCTCGACCCGGTGAACTACAGCGGTACTCACCACATCGGCAAGACCGGTATCGAGCGCTTCTACGAGCCCGAGCTGCACGGTCAGGTGGGGTACGAGGAAGTCGAAACCAATGCCCGGGGCCGCGTATTGCGCGTGCTCAAGCGTACCGATCCGATTCCCGGCAAGGACATCGTCCTGAGCCTGGACATCAAATTGCAGGAAGCCGCCGAAGCCGCACTCGGCGGTCGCCGTGGTGCGGTGGTGGCGCTGGATCCGGGGACCGGTGAAGTGCTGGCGATGGTCAGTCAGCCAAGCTTCGACCCGAACCTCTTCGTCACCGGCATCAGCTTCAAGGCCTACGCCGAGCTGCGCGATTCCATTGACCGGCCGCTGTTCAACCGCGTGCTGCGTGGTCTGTATCCGCCAGGCTCGACCATCAAGCCGGCCGTGGCGATTGCCGGGCTGGACAGTGGCGTGGTCACCGCATCGACCCGGGTCTTCGACCCCGGTTATTACATGCTGCCCAATTACGATCACAAATACCGCAACTGGAACCGCACCGGCGACGGCTATGTGGATCTGGACACGGCGATCATGCGTTCCAACGACACCTATTTCTATGACTTGGCCCACAAGCTGGGAATTGACCGCTTGTCGGCCTACCTGGGCAAGTTCGGCATCGGTCAGAAGGTCTCGCTGGACATGTTCGAAGAATCGCCGGGACTGATGCCGTCCCGCGAGTGGAAGCGCGCGACCCGCCGTCAGGCCTGGTTCCCCGGCGAAACGCTGATTCTGGGGATCGGCCAGGGCTACATGCAGTCCACGCCGCTGCAACTGGCGCAAGCCACGGCGCTGGTGGCCAACAAGGGCGTCTGGAATCGTCCGCACCTGGCCAAGACCGTCGAAGGCGAGCGGCCCAAGGATGAAAACCCGATGCCGGACATCGTCCTGCGCGACCCGTCCGACTGGACCAAGGTCAACCACGGCATGCAGCAAGTGATGCACGGCGCTCGTGGTACCGCGCGCAAAGCCGCCGTTGGTTCGCAATACCGGATTGCCGGAAAAAGCGGTACGGCCCAGGTGGTCGCGATCAAGCAGGGCGAGAAGTACGACCGCTCCAAGGTTCAGGAGCGCCATCGTGACCACGCCCTGTTCGTCGGCTTCGCGCCGGCTGACAACCCGAAAATCGTGGTGGCGGTGATGGTCGAGAACGGCGAGTCCGGTTCCGGCGTCGCCGCGCCGGTGGTTCGTCAAGTGATGGACGCCTGGCTTCTGGACCCCGATGGCCGCCTCAAACCGGAATACGCCGGCCCTATCAGTGCGGAGGCTACGGCCCGTGAAGAGTAA
- the rlmH gene encoding 23S rRNA (pseudouridine(1915)-N(3))-methyltransferase RlmH: MRLRLIAVGSRMPKWVEEGWHEYAKRLPSELALELVEIPLNTRGKNADVARFIRQEGEAMLAKVGPNERVVTLEVHGKPWSTEQLAVELDRWRLDSRTVNFMVGGPEGLAPEVCARADQRWSLSPLTLPHPLVRILIGEQLYRAWTVLSGHPYHK; encoded by the coding sequence GTGCGACTGCGACTGATCGCCGTCGGTTCACGCATGCCCAAGTGGGTGGAAGAAGGCTGGCATGAATATGCCAAGCGTCTTCCGTCCGAGCTGGCGCTGGAACTGGTGGAAATTCCGCTCAATACCCGTGGCAAGAACGCCGACGTGGCACGTTTCATCCGCCAGGAAGGCGAAGCCATGCTGGCCAAGGTCGGGCCGAACGAGCGGGTTGTCACCCTCGAAGTCCACGGCAAGCCCTGGAGTACCGAGCAACTGGCGGTCGAACTCGATCGCTGGCGCCTGGACTCGCGCACGGTCAATTTCATGGTCGGCGGCCCCGAGGGGTTGGCGCCGGAAGTCTGTGCCCGTGCCGATCAACGCTGGTCGTTGTCGCCGTTGACGTTGCCGCACCCGCTGGTGCGGATCCTGATTGGCGAACAGTTGTATCGTGCCTGGACAGTGCTGTCCGGTCACCCTTACCACAAGTAG
- the rsfS gene encoding ribosome silencing factor, translated as MTNKDVTKVKRKGTFKSAPLPVEVPTGPELRGEELVKVAVAALEDVKGQDIQVIDVREKQSITDFMIIATGTSNRQIGAMLDKVREAVKALGVKPLGEEGKGDSDWVLLDMDDVIVHMMTASARQFYDLERLWSGAEQSRALNAAHHSPENTHEHFIKLNKDQQ; from the coding sequence ATGACGAACAAAGACGTAACTAAAGTAAAGCGCAAAGGCACGTTCAAGAGCGCCCCACTGCCAGTTGAGGTCCCAACCGGACCGGAACTGCGTGGTGAAGAGCTGGTCAAGGTTGCCGTTGCAGCCCTGGAAGACGTGAAAGGCCAGGACATCCAGGTCATCGACGTTCGTGAAAAGCAGAGCATCACTGACTTCATGATCATCGCCACCGGTACTTCGAACCGTCAGATCGGCGCGATGCTGGACAAGGTCCGCGAAGCGGTCAAAGCCCTGGGCGTCAAGCCACTGGGTGAAGAAGGCAAAGGCGACAGCGACTGGGTGTTGCTGGATATGGATGACGTCATCGTGCACATGATGACTGCCTCGGCTCGTCAGTTTTACGACCTGGAGCGTCTGTGGTCCGGCGCCGAACAGAGCCGTGCTCTGAACGCGGCTCACCACAGCCCGGAAAACACCCACGAGCATTTCATCAAGCTCAACAAAGACCAGCAGTAA
- the nadD gene encoding nicotinate-nucleotide adenylyltransferase translates to MGDLDPSAPVAASQPRPRRIGVLGGTFDPVHIGHLRGGLEVAESLGLDELRLTPSARPPHRETPQVSAHDRLAMVECAVAGVAPLVVDARELQRDKPSYTIDTLELMRAELAAQDQVFLLLGWDAFCGLPTWHRWEELLQHCHILVLQRPDADSEPPDALRNLLAARSVSDPLALKGPSGQIAFVWQTPLAVSATQIRQLLASGKSVRFLVPDAVLAYIDAHGLYRASN, encoded by the coding sequence TTGGGCGACCTCGACCCGTCAGCGCCGGTAGCCGCCAGCCAGCCCCGACCGCGACGCATTGGTGTGCTGGGCGGGACGTTCGACCCGGTGCACATCGGTCATTTGCGCGGTGGGCTGGAAGTCGCCGAATCCCTGGGACTCGACGAGTTGCGCCTGACCCCCAGTGCCAGGCCGCCTCATCGGGAGACACCGCAGGTGTCGGCCCACGACCGCCTGGCGATGGTCGAGTGCGCGGTGGCCGGTGTGGCGCCGTTGGTGGTGGACGCCCGCGAATTGCAGCGGGACAAACCGTCCTACACTATCGATACCCTGGAGCTGATGCGTGCCGAACTGGCTGCGCAAGACCAGGTTTTTCTACTTTTGGGCTGGGACGCATTTTGCGGCCTGCCCACTTGGCACCGCTGGGAAGAGTTGCTCCAGCATTGCCACATCCTGGTGCTGCAACGCCCGGATGCCGACAGCGAACCGCCGGATGCCTTGCGCAATCTGTTGGCGGCGCGCTCGGTGAGCGACCCGCTGGCCCTCAAAGGGCCGAGCGGACAGATTGCATTCGTCTGGCAGACGCCGCTCGCGGTATCCGCCACCCAGATCCGTCAACTGCTGGCCAGCGGTAAGTCGGTACGTTTCCTGGTGCCCGACGCGGTCCTGGCCTACATCGATGCGCACGGTCTCTACCGTGCGTCGAACTGA
- a CDS encoding glutamate-5-semialdehyde dehydrogenase, whose protein sequence is MTESIVDYMTRLGRAAREASRIIGRASTAQKNRALQAAANALDAARGELTAANELDLAAGRANGLDAALLERLALTPARIDGMIVGLRQVAALPDPVGAIRDMSFRPSGIQVGKMRVPLGVIGIIYESRPNVTIDAASLCLKSGNATILRGGSEAINSNRAIAACIQRGLAEAELPAAVVQVVETTDRAAVGALITMPEYVDVIVPRGGRGLIERVSRDARVPVIKHLDGICHVYVGAHADLAKAQRIAFNAKTYRYGICGAMETLLVDQAVARDFLPSMAAQFREKGVELRGCERTRAIIEASAATEEDWSTEYLAPILSIRVVDGLDQAIEHINRYGSHHTDSIVSENLADTRRFVAEVDSSSVMINTPTCFADGFEYGLGAEIGISTDKLHARGPVGLEGLTCEKYIVVGDGQLRGQESV, encoded by the coding sequence ATGACCGAGTCCATTGTTGACTACATGACCCGCCTGGGTCGCGCTGCCCGCGAGGCGTCGCGCATCATCGGCCGTGCCAGCACCGCGCAGAAGAACCGCGCCCTGCAGGCTGCCGCCAATGCGCTGGACGCTGCACGCGGCGAGCTGACGGCGGCCAATGAGCTGGATCTGGCCGCAGGTCGCGCCAATGGTCTTGATGCAGCGCTGCTGGAACGACTGGCCCTGACCCCGGCGCGCATCGACGGCATGATCGTCGGCTTGCGTCAGGTGGCCGCCCTGCCGGACCCGGTCGGTGCGATCCGCGACATGAGCTTTCGTCCTTCCGGCATTCAGGTCGGCAAGATGCGCGTGCCGCTGGGCGTGATCGGGATCATCTACGAGTCCCGGCCGAACGTGACCATCGATGCCGCCAGCCTGTGCCTGAAGTCCGGCAACGCGACCATCCTGCGTGGCGGTTCCGAGGCGATCAATTCCAACCGTGCCATCGCCGCCTGCATCCAGCGCGGCCTGGCCGAGGCCGAACTGCCGGCTGCCGTGGTTCAGGTGGTGGAAACCACCGACCGTGCCGCCGTCGGCGCGCTGATCACCATGCCTGAGTACGTTGATGTCATCGTGCCTCGCGGTGGTCGTGGCCTGATCGAGCGGGTCAGCCGCGATGCCCGTGTACCGGTGATCAAGCACCTGGACGGCATCTGTCATGTGTATGTCGGCGCCCATGCCGATCTGGCGAAGGCCCAGCGCATTGCCTTCAACGCCAAGACCTATCGCTACGGTATCTGCGGTGCGATGGAAACGCTGCTGGTTGATCAAGCTGTTGCCAGGGATTTCCTGCCATCAATGGCTGCACAGTTCCGCGAAAAAGGCGTCGAGCTGCGCGGTTGCGAGCGTACCCGGGCAATCATCGAAGCCAGTGCGGCCACCGAAGAGGACTGGAGTACCGAGTACCTGGCGCCAATTCTGTCGATCCGCGTGGTCGATGGGCTGGACCAGGCCATTGAGCACATCAATCGTTACGGTTCCCATCACACCGATTCGATCGTCAGCGAAAACCTCGCTGACACCCGGCGTTTCGTGGCCGAAGTCGACTCCTCGTCGGTGATGATCAACACCCCGACCTGCTTCGCCGATGGCTTTGAATACGGATTGGGTGCCGAGATTGGCATTTCTACTGATAAGCTGCACGCCCGCGGCCCGGTGGGCCTCGAAGGTCTGACCTGCGAGAAGTACATCGTGGTCGGTGATGGACAGTTGCGCGGGCAGGAGTCGGTCTGA
- a CDS encoding DNA-3-methyladenine glycosylase: protein MTNLTVRALASSLPQALPDAFFDRDAQLLARDLLGKVIRHRVGDLWLSARIIETEAYYCEEKGSHASLGYTEKRKALFLDGGHIYMYYARGGDSLNFSAQGPGNAVLIKSAYPWIDELSGPASLAQMLLNNPDAQGRPRASQKLCAGQTLLCKALGLKVPVWDAKRFDHEVLLVEDTGPAPGHIIQTTRLGIPHGRDEHLMYRFVDAAYAPYCTRNPLRRGQVEGRDYFLLP, encoded by the coding sequence ATGACTAATCTGACCGTTCGCGCCCTCGCCTCCAGCCTGCCACAGGCGCTGCCGGACGCCTTTTTCGACCGTGACGCCCAATTGCTGGCCCGGGATTTACTCGGCAAAGTCATCCGTCACCGGGTCGGTGATTTGTGGCTCAGCGCCCGGATCATCGAAACCGAAGCCTATTACTGCGAAGAAAAAGGCAGTCATGCGTCCCTCGGCTACACGGAAAAGCGTAAGGCTTTGTTTCTGGATGGCGGCCACATCTATATGTATTACGCCCGAGGCGGCGATTCGCTGAACTTCAGCGCGCAGGGTCCGGGCAACGCTGTGCTGATCAAGTCCGCCTACCCCTGGATCGATGAATTGAGCGGACCGGCGAGCCTGGCGCAGATGCTGTTGAACAACCCCGACGCGCAAGGCCGCCCGCGAGCCTCGCAAAAGCTCTGCGCCGGGCAGACGTTGCTGTGCAAAGCCCTGGGCCTGAAGGTGCCGGTGTGGGACGCCAAGCGCTTCGATCACGAGGTGTTGCTGGTGGAAGACACCGGCCCGGCGCCTGGCCACATTATCCAGACCACGCGCCTGGGCATCCCGCACGGGCGTGACGAACACCTGATGTACCGCTTCGTCGATGCGGCCTACGCGCCGTACTGCACGCGGAACCCGTTGCGGCGGGGACAGGTCGAAGGTCGCGATTATTTTTTGCTGCCCTGA
- a CDS encoding bifunctional DedA family/phosphatase PAP2 family protein — protein MGPWLDSVTGWLAVNPQWLAAAVFIVACVECLAIAGLIVPGTVLLFAVAVLAGSGALSLGETLLLGFLGGLLGDVVSYFLGRHFHQNIRRLPGLRHHPQWIAGAETYFQRYGIASLLVGRFIGPLRPMLPMVAGMFDMPFLRFLAVSLLAAAGWSIAYLLPGWATGAAIRLPLPEGFWPEAGIVAGSIAVMIGLSVNSSLRRHRHATAYIAGLGLLILLGLFIGYPHLTALDQGLMTLVQEHRSPMLDEIAVTFTLIGEFRNMLVFSALLTGLLLLTRQWRQMIFVGGALLCTALGNTLTKHFFARLRPEVLTDPLTSYSMPSGHASGSFALFLCLAVLAGRGQPPRMRLTWLLLGCLPALSIAMSRVYLGAHWPTDVLAGAMLAACVCAASLWLSQRRTPLNPMPPKVWWLVLPSLLLLFGFFALRHLPTAMLRYAY, from the coding sequence ATGGGCCCATGGCTCGATAGCGTGACCGGTTGGCTGGCGGTGAATCCGCAGTGGCTGGCCGCGGCGGTTTTCATAGTGGCCTGCGTGGAATGCCTGGCGATTGCCGGGTTGATCGTACCGGGCACGGTGCTGCTGTTTGCCGTGGCCGTGCTGGCCGGTAGCGGCGCGCTGTCGTTGGGGGAAACGCTATTGCTGGGTTTCCTGGGCGGCCTCCTGGGCGACGTGGTGTCATACTTCCTGGGTCGGCATTTCCATCAGAACATCCGGCGCTTGCCGGGCCTGCGGCATCACCCGCAGTGGATTGCCGGGGCCGAGACTTATTTCCAGCGCTATGGCATTGCCAGTTTGCTGGTCGGTCGCTTTATCGGCCCGCTGCGTCCGATGCTGCCGATGGTCGCCGGGATGTTCGACATGCCGTTCCTGCGCTTCTTGGCCGTCAGCCTGCTGGCCGCCGCTGGCTGGAGCATCGCTTACCTGCTGCCTGGCTGGGCCACCGGGGCGGCGATTCGCCTGCCCTTGCCGGAGGGCTTCTGGCCTGAAGCCGGGATTGTCGCCGGCAGCATCGCGGTGATGATCGGCTTGAGCGTGAACAGCAGCCTGCGCCGCCATCGCCATGCCACCGCCTATATCGCCGGCCTGGGCCTGTTGATTCTGCTGGGCCTGTTTATCGGCTATCCACATCTGACTGCGCTGGATCAGGGCTTGATGACCCTGGTGCAGGAACACCGCAGTCCAATGCTTGATGAAATCGCCGTCACCTTCACGCTGATCGGCGAATTCCGCAACATGCTGGTATTCAGCGCCCTGTTGACCGGACTACTACTGCTCACACGGCAATGGCGTCAGATGATTTTCGTTGGCGGCGCCCTGCTCTGCACGGCGCTGGGCAATACGCTGACCAAACACTTTTTCGCCCGCCTGCGCCCGGAAGTGCTGACCGATCCGTTGACCAGCTACAGCATGCCGAGCGGCCATGCCTCTGGGTCGTTCGCGCTGTTTCTGTGTCTGGCGGTGCTGGCCGGTCGCGGACAGCCTCCAAGAATGCGCCTGACCTGGCTGCTGCTGGGCTGCCTGCCGGCGCTGTCCATTGCCATGTCACGGGTTTATCTGGGAGCCCACTGGCCGACCGACGTACTCGCCGGCGCCATGCTGGCGGCGTGCGTTTGCGCAGCAAGCCTGTGGTTGAGTCAGCGCCGTACGCCGCTCAACCCGATGCCGCCTAAAGTCTGGTGGCTGGTGCTGCCGTCGCTGCTGTTGCTGTTCGGGTTCTTTGCCTTGCGGCATTTGCCGACGGCGATGTTGCGGTATGCGTACTGA
- a CDS encoding LON peptidase substrate-binding domain-containing protein, whose protein sequence is MSLPLFPLNTVLFPGCILDLQIFEARYLDMIGRCMKQGGGFGVVCLLDGEEVGIAPAGYALVGCEALITDFKQQENGLLGIRVQGGRRFHVLRTEVQRDQLTVADVEWLQDEPEQPLQDEDADLVALLKALAEHPMVEALNMGTEASGQQSLANQLAYLLPFAEVDKIDLLQLDDPQQRLDAIQALLDELQGELFA, encoded by the coding sequence ATGAGCTTGCCGCTTTTTCCGTTGAACACGGTGCTGTTTCCCGGCTGCATCCTTGACTTGCAGATCTTCGAGGCGCGCTACCTGGACATGATCGGCCGCTGCATGAAGCAGGGCGGCGGCTTTGGCGTGGTCTGCCTTCTGGATGGCGAAGAAGTCGGCATCGCCCCTGCGGGCTATGCGCTGGTGGGTTGCGAGGCGTTGATCACTGACTTCAAGCAGCAGGAAAACGGTCTGCTGGGGATTCGGGTGCAGGGTGGTCGGCGTTTCCATGTGTTGCGCACCGAAGTGCAACGGGATCAGTTGACCGTCGCCGATGTCGAGTGGCTGCAAGACGAGCCCGAGCAACCGCTGCAGGATGAAGACGCCGACCTGGTCGCGTTGCTCAAGGCCCTGGCCGAGCATCCGATGGTCGAGGCGTTGAACATGGGCACCGAAGCCAGCGGCCAGCAATCCCTGGCCAATCAGCTGGCGTATCTGCTGCCGTTTGCCGAAGTGGACAAGATCGACCTGCTGCAACTCGATGATCCGCAGCAGCGACTGGATGCGATTCAGGCGCTGCTGGATGAGTTGCAGGGGGAGCTGTTTGCCTGA